The Purpureocillium takamizusanense chromosome 11, complete sequence region TCGTGGAGGCATCTTGGACTCGTCTGCGGATGCCTGGTCAACCATTGCTCTGATGCACTCAGAGCAGTGACTATGGCCACAAGCTAGATGCTGCAAGGCTGTTAGACCTTTACAGTCACTCCGACAATTGAAACATGATCTCAAGGTTGATGTCAGTTGTTTGCTTGAAGATTGTGCATTCGCAGCGGCGACAGGACAGAGACATACAGCCCAGGTTCCATTGACCGCGATGGCCTCTTTCTCAGCTTCATGCGACTTCTAAACCCAGACAGGCTTTTCTTCGTACTGACGCTGAATATGCTTTGGCTCGAGCTGTCGCCCACGCTGGACTTTCGCCGGTCGCTCTCCAACGCTGACGCATTCCGCGCCAGATACTTTTCGTAAGGGCCAAAGTTGAAGTTTCGCAATGACTTGGCTGTGGAGTCTGGGGCTCCCGGATCTGGACTCGGGGGACCAAAGATGGAGGAATGGGGCGTCAGGTATGCGCTGTTCGTCCCGTCTGATGGCGTCGAAAAGACTTGATCATTTGAGGTCGAATCGGTTGACTGCGACGCAGAACTCGAG contains the following coding sequences:
- a CDS encoding RBR-type E3 ubiquitin transferase (COG:O~EggNog:ENOG50KOG1815) — its product is MEAQQLLPELNDVQYCTDVLQIPVDQSEVSIDRELVLRANSLGIKATLPSLSDSNHSTSSSASQSTDSTSNDQVFSTPSDGTNSAYLTPHSSIFGPPSPDPGAPDSTAKSLRNFNFGPYEKYLARNASALESDRRKSSVGDSSSQSIFSVSTKKSLSGFRSRMKLRKRPSRSMEPGLYVSVLSPLRMHNLQANN